The sequence below is a genomic window from Microbacterium sp. SORGH_AS_0888.
GGTTCTCCACGGTCTTCTCGCTCACGCCGAGCTCGGCCGCGATCTCGGCGTTGCGGCTGCCCCGCGCGATCAGGTGGGCGATCTGACGCTGACGGGCGGTCAGCACGGCGAGCTCGTCGCCGACGGGCCGCGCCAGCGCGGCCGCGATCTCGGCCCGCGACCGGGCGCCCGTGAAGCGCAGGATGTCGGCGACGTGCGACTGCACGGTGCGGGGTGAGACGAAGAGGGCCTGCGCGATGGCCTCGTTGCTGTGCCCCTCGGTGACCAGCACCGCGACCTCGCGCTGACGCGGCGTGAGCAGCGCGACACCGCCGACCGCGCTCGGCAGCCGGGGCGAGAGCTCCCGCCACCTGCGCGCGGCGGTCGCGCGCATCGCCTCGTTGCCGACCGCCTGGGACGCCACCGCGACGCGCTCCAACAGCGCGGCGGCGGCCACCGGATCGCTCGCCGACAGCGCGCGGGCCTGCATCATGCGACCGCGCTGCACCTCGGAGATCGCGCCCGCGGCCTCGTCGAGGCGGATCGACGCGAGCGCAAGCGCCTCCGCCTCGGCGAGCCGTCCCGCCGAGACCGCCAGGGCGCCCTGCGTGCGCGTCACGGACGACGCGGCGACCACATGCCGCACCAGCGGAGCCGCCTGCCGCGCGATCAGGCCCGCGCGGTAGCGGTCGCCCCGCTCGAGGGCCGCCTCGACCAACAGCTCGGCGGCGAAGGCGCGGTCCCAGATCTTGCAGCGGGAGAGGTCGGCGCCGGCCGTGGCGACGAGGAGGGACGCGGAGCGCTGCAGCTGTCCGGCGGCGCGGAAGGCCCAGGCGACGTAGAGGCAGGCACCGACCGAGAGGTAGTTGCGGTCCGCACGGGCACGGGCCAGGACGAGCTCGGCGAGGGCCGAGAACCGATCACGGTCGGACGCCAGCGCGGCGCCGTAGCACTCGATCGCACGCAGGACCGTCTCCACGCGCGGCGGGATGCGGTCGTCGTAGCGCGCGAGGCCCTGCTGGATGCGCCGCACGTCGGCGACACGCGCGTGGAAGGCGTTGCTGCGCGCCGAGAGGAGCTGCAGCGCGAGGGCCGCGCCGTCCACGGGACCCTCGCGCGTCGCGCTCGCCTGTCCGGGGGCGAGCCCCGACCCGTCGACCAGCTGCTGCGCGGCGTCGAAGGCGCCGGAGCTCAGGGCCGCCTCGGCGAGGAGATAGCGCGTGAGCAGCGCGCCGCGCCCCGGCTCCGCGAGCAGGGTCGCGACACCGGGCACCGTGATGCCGCTGCGAGCGGCGTGGGCGGTGCCGGACATCGCGTCGGCCGTGAGCGCGGCCGCGGCGGCCAGCCGCCGCACCGGGGTGCGACATCCCTCCGCCGCTTCCAGCGCCGCTGCGCCGTGCTCCGCCGCCTCGTCGAATCGGCACGCGGCGACCGCGGCGATCGTCGCGGCCACCTCGCGCAGTGCCCGGTCGCCCGTGCGCTGCGCGGCCACCGGCGCTCCGAGACGGCGCAGCTCCGCGTCGGCGTCCCCGGTGAACACCGCGAGCAGCGCGCGCTCCGTCACCTGCCAGGCGTCATCGCCGGCATCGCCCCCTGTGACCATCGATTCCCCTCGGCGCGGAGGTCCCGCCCCGCAGGAAGGATCGTGCCATGCGGCGGGGGTCCGGGGCGCGCCCGCCGACACGATTCCGCCGAAACCCCTATGTACGGCGGCGCGTGTCGTCAGTCGCGCGCGGGAAAGCGCCGGTCGAGCCAGGCCAGCAGGTCGGCGCGCACGTCGGCCTGCTGGATCTCGTTGAAGATCTCGTGTCGGGCGCCGGGGTACACGAGGGTCGTGACGTCGGTGAAGCCGGAGCGCTCTCGATAGGCCGCGGCCAGCCGGTGCACGCTGCGGGGCCCGCCCACCGTGTCGTCACCGCCCACCATCAGCAGGGCGGGGACGTCGACGCCCGGATCCCTGCGGGGACGGCCGTACAGACGGACGGCGTCGAGGGGGCCGAACAGGCGCAGCAGGGGGATGCTCGTCGTGAGCGGATCGGCGAGGAAGGCCCGCCCGACCTCCGGATCGCTCGAGAGCCACTCCACCCCGCTGGCCCCGGCGCCGGCCCACGGCGCATTGAGGTCACCGGCGTTGAGCCCCGTGGGCGTCCGCAGCGCGGAGCCGGACAGCACGAGGCCGTCGTAGGCGTCGGGGTGACGGTTCAGCAGGATCTGCGCGAGGAACGAGCCCCACGAATGGCCGAGGAGCACGAGCGGCAGATCGGGGTTCTCCTCGCGGATGAGACGCGAGAGCTGCCAGAGCGCGGCCACCGCCGCCGGATGGCCGCCTCGACCGAGGCGGCCCAGACGCGCGGGGTCGTGCCACTGCCGCATCCCGGTGCGCCCGTGACCGCGATGGTCGTCGGCGTACACCGTGTAGCCCGCTCCGGTCAGCGCATCGATGAGGGCGCCGTAGCGCCCCGCGTGCTCGCCCACGCCGTGCAGGAGCTGCACGACCGCGCGCGGGCTCGCGGTGCGGGCGGGATGGCGGTCGTACACGATGACGACGCCATGGGCGTCGGTGAACTCGGGCATCCCCTCACGCTAGAGCACGGCGTGCGCGCCCTCCGCCTCACTCCGGTCGGCGGGGAAGCAGCTCGCCGTCGACGACGTCGATCCCGGGGACCTCTTCGAACGTGAGTGCGTCGTCGTGGTTCTCGGGCACGGAACCGTCGGGTCTCGGTTGCATGTGCCACCTCCTTGGATCGCTCGGGGTCGATCAGCGCCCGCGGTCCAGGATGCGCCGCCCACCGGCGGCGGGAAGCGGCCTTGACACACCGGCGGTCCGAGCCTAGACCCGGAGCCTGCGGAAAGGATCAGGCCGTCTGGGGCGGGAGCTCGTCCGCGGGCTCGGGCACGATCGACAGCCCGTTCGGCCCAGAGGCGGCGAGCATGAGCTCCTCGACCCAGGCGCGGTTGATGCGCGGCGGGCGACTGCCGTAGAAGTGGAACTGGAGCGGAACGGAAGGGTGCACCCAGAAGCTGCGTCGGCCGCTGCCGTCGCCGACCTCGACGTCGAACATGAACGGCTCGGCTCGGCGCAGCTTGTTCATGATGACGATCCGGAGATGCGCGAGTGTGCGGTCCTCG
It includes:
- a CDS encoding LuxR C-terminal-related transcriptional regulator; the encoded protein is MVTGGDAGDDAWQVTERALLAVFTGDADAELRRLGAPVAAQRTGDRALREVAATIAAVAACRFDEAAEHGAAALEAAEGCRTPVRRLAAAAALTADAMSGTAHAARSGITVPGVATLLAEPGRGALLTRYLLAEAALSSGAFDAAQQLVDGSGLAPGQASATREGPVDGAALALQLLSARSNAFHARVADVRRIQQGLARYDDRIPPRVETVLRAIECYGAALASDRDRFSALAELVLARARADRNYLSVGACLYVAWAFRAAGQLQRSASLLVATAGADLSRCKIWDRAFAAELLVEAALERGDRYRAGLIARQAAPLVRHVVAASSVTRTQGALAVSAGRLAEAEALALASIRLDEAAGAISEVQRGRMMQARALSASDPVAAAALLERVAVASQAVGNEAMRATAARRWRELSPRLPSAVGGVALLTPRQREVAVLVTEGHSNEAIAQALFVSPRTVQSHVADILRFTGARSRAEIAAALARPVGDELAVLTARQRQIAHLIARGSRNAEIAAELGVSEKTVENHVSALMDRLGVRSRAAVAGLAAGARPSDDVS
- a CDS encoding alpha/beta fold hydrolase; the encoded protein is MPEFTDAHGVVIVYDRHPARTASPRAVVQLLHGVGEHAGRYGALIDALTGAGYTVYADDHRGHGRTGMRQWHDPARLGRLGRGGHPAAVAALWQLSRLIREENPDLPLVLLGHSWGSFLAQILLNRHPDAYDGLVLSGSALRTPTGLNAGDLNAPWAGAGASGVEWLSSDPEVGRAFLADPLTTSIPLLRLFGPLDAVRLYGRPRRDPGVDVPALLMVGGDDTVGGPRSVHRLAAAYRERSGFTDVTTLVYPGARHEIFNEIQQADVRADLLAWLDRRFPARD
- a CDS encoding ATP-dependent DNA ligase, whose protein sequence is MGRFIYDTNANAVDIEDRTLAHLRIVIMNKLRRAEPFMFDVEVGDGSGRRSFWVHPSVPLQFHFYGSRPPRINRAWVEELMLAASGPNGLSIVPEPADELPPQTA